The nucleotide sequence ACCGGGAACGGTTGCCGTGTTTTCGTCGATATCGGGTTCTGGAATTGTTAAGGCCGGCCCAAATTGCGTATTAAATCTTTCCGCGATGTCTCGAGCAAATTCCAAATGTTGTTTTTGGTCTTTACCAACGGGAACTTTTTCTGCAGAAAAAAGTAGGATGTCACTTGCCATAAGGATTGGATAAGTAAAAAGCCCGGCCCCAGGAACAAAACCTTTAGCCACTTTGTCTTTAAAAGAATGGGCTAGTTGTAATTGGGAAACAGTAATGGATTGAGATAAATACCAAGTGAGCTCCGTCACTTGGGGGACATCACTTTGAATCCAAAATACGGATTTTTTTGGATCGACACCTAATGCGAGTAAGTCGATTGCGCACTCTAGTGTAAAATCTTTTAATTCTTCTTTGGATCGGAATGTTGTGAGTGCATGTAGATTCGCAATAAAAAGAAATAAGTCCTCAGTTGATTGGTAATCTAAGATTTTTTTGATCGCAGAAAAATAATTACCTAAATGGAGTTTTCCGGAAGGTTGTAATCCAGTCAGGACTCTCATGTTTCTCCTTCTGTATCAGAAAGGTCTATTGGTTCGGAAGAGTTTTGGTTTTCTGAAGATTCGGAGCTGGAACTTTCACCGCCGGCTTCTTTGTTGAAAGTTGAATAAGTGAGCCTTTCATACTCTTTGTTTAGTTTGATTAGTTCTTGTTCAATTTTTCTGTGAGCCGTTAGTTTCGATGTTGTTGCTGGATCTTTGAAGATCACCGCATAATTATAAAGATACTTAGTAAACTGAATAAAAACATCTTCTACTTTAACACCGTTGATCCGTTCTTTGGCAACAACAGCTTTATCAAAATGGGGGATGAACCTTTGGGCAATTTTGACTTCTTCGATTACCTTATCTTTAGTAGAAGCAATTTTATCGTTCGCTTTCCCTTTGGCTTCTGTGGCTTTTGCCATCAAATGGTTTTCCACAATGATATTGAGTTTTCCTGCAAAACTTCCAAAAAATTCGGAAGCTTCTTGTAGGGCTTGGACTATAGGTCCTGCAATTTGATCGTTTGCCGCATTACCTGTGCTATAGTCCATTCCATATTGTTGAAAACTATATTGGAAACTCGGGAATTTTTTATTAAAATTATCAATGGTTCGAACCAGGGAGTTGAGTTGGTCAATTTCATTTCGGAAAAGCCCTGGTTGGATGAGAAGGAGTTCTTGGTTTTGGTTTTTGTCTCCAAGGCGAACATATCCTTCGATTAGGTTTACGTATACGGTTTGTAAATCCCTTAGTAATAAATAAACTAGTCTATGTGGTTGTGATTTGAAACTGTTTTTAACCGTTTGGCTTTTTGCAGACTCCGGCATATGGTGAGCCATAAAGTCATCTACAACCACATTCAAAAAATCAAAACTGATTTTTCCTTTATCATCAATAGTAAAATAACGAGTCCTTAAGTTTTGCAGTTCCTCTTTTTTGAAGGATCTTGTGTTGATATCGTCAGAAATTTTTGCAACAGTGATTTCTACTTCCTTTTGAATTTCCCTTGCTGCTTGGAATTTGTGTTCTTGGATGGCAGGGACTCTTAAATCGGTAATGATTTCTGGCCAAGTGAACATCTTCTTTTTTGCTACAATGTAAAATGCGGTAATCGCTTCAGATAACCTAGGTTTGGTGTTTTCTAAGCTGAGTGCATAGTTTACACCTTCCATAATTTTACTCAGTTTCGGTGTGAGTTTATCATCCATCTTTACGATGTCTGGAAGATTAGAAAGAATGATGTCACTAGCATCATTTCTTTGAAGGAACCGTACATAAAACATTTGCATCTTCAAGGAACGTTCCAAAAAGATATCAGCAGAAATTTTATCCAAAATCAGTGCATCCAATGAAGCAAAGGCATTGAAGAACTTATTAAAGTTATTGATGATATTGTAAACAAGGGGGGTCCAAATTCTCCAACCTTGTTGTTCTGAAACTCGAAGGGCCTGGATTGTCGGGATAAGAACATCTTCTTTCATCCCGCGAAAGAGTTTTTCTACTTGATTGGATATGGCTGGGTTACGACCAAAAAGACCGATGTCAATGGTACCTGTTTCTTTTCCAAATTTACCAATGGAATTGTTTACACTGCCCGCACCACCACCAAAAAGACCTGCAAGAAGGCCACCACCACCTTGTCTTTGTTCAATGACCCTTTTTTTTGCTGGGTTTTGTTTTTGTTTGGCGCTATCGATAGTGACTAAATCACTGGAACGTTTTGGTTTAGGTTCTGGAGCTGCAGGTCGAGAAATGACTTCTCTTCTTGGTTGTTCTTTTTCGGGAAGTCCGCGATCGCGACTGTCTTCTTTTTTTGGTTTGTTTTTGTTTTCAAAATCCTCATCGACTTTTCGGATGAGGTCAATGCGTATAAAGACATCGTTCGATTTTAAAATGGCCTCATCGATCAGCGCCTGGTGTTCGGGTGTCCGTGTTTTGCGGTACAAGTCGGCAAAAACGCGGTGAGCTTCTGTACGAGAGACTGGAGTCACAATCACTCCTTTTGGTTGAGAGGGTTCTCAACAATCTGTGAGCTTGTGGGAGGTTGGAAATTGAATAGTCCGGTTCCAAGACCAATATTCGTAGCAATGCCAGAGAAGGCCACTTCGGTTATTTCTTCATCGGAACGTTTCATTTTGAGTACACGAGGTAGGTCGTTATCGGAAACAACCAAGATAATTTCATTATAACGTTTGGTATTAGAAGTTAGACGAAAAGTTCTCCCACTAACCGACACATTTTCGTATCCGGATAAAAGTCCACCAAGTCCTCCGGATGTGCCTTTTAGATCCTGTTTTCCCGCGATGGATGAATCTGGATTATAAAACCACAAGATTCTACCGTTGGAGGAGATGATCCTTCCGTCGCTGAAACGAACATGGAGTTGGTTTGGGCTTTTGAAGGAAACAACACCTGTCAGTCCACCGTTGATGGTGACAGAAGCGCGAAAACTTTCGAGAGAATTCATTTTGCCAATGACGGCATTCAGGCGATCTCTTCCTTCCTCTGCCCAAAGCATACCCGTTTGGACAGAGAAAAAGAGAACAATCGTAAATTTTGGAAGGAAATTCCTCAAAGGACGAAGGTTCGTATTGGGAATTAACCCAATACTTTTTTGAACTCAGAAGTAAGTGCAGGCACTACTTCAAAAAGGTCTGCAACCACACCGTAAGTTGCTACTTTGAAAATAGGAGCGTCTCCATCTTTGTTGATGGCAACGATGTATTTCGAAGATCCCATACCCGCTAAGTGTTGGATGGCTCCGGAGATACCGCAAGCAATGTAACAGTTAGGGGAGACAGTTTTTCCTGTTTGTCCTACTTGGTGAGAGTGGGAAATCCATCCTGCATCTACAGTCGCACGGGAAGCACCAAGTGCTGCTCCGAGTGTGTCTGCTAGGTCTTGGATGATAGGCCAGTTTTCTGGTCCTTTGATTCCGCGTCCGCCAGATACAATGATAGAAGCATCAGCGAGTTGCACTTTGTTTCCACCAGAAAGATCTTTAGAAAGAGACTTAGTTCTTACTTCACCAGCTGCAGCGCCAGATTTTTCAACAGCACCCGCTCCGTCTTTCGGAGTGACTTCTTGAGAGTTTGCACGCACTGTAAAGATTTGAATGTCAGAAGTTACTTTGAAATTTGCATACGCTTTTCCAGAGTAAATCGGTTTCTTTGCTACTACTTTACCACCGTCAACAGAAAGAGCCACTGCATCAGCAACGATACCAGCATTTGCTTTGATCGCTACTCTTGCAGAGTATTCTTTTCCTTGTGCGGAGTGTGGTAGAAGAACCACTGCTGGTTTTTTCTCTTGGATGATTGCAGAAATTCCATTTGCATATCCTTCAGGAGAAAATTCACCAAGGTTCGCGCCGATGACTGTATCAGCACCAACTGCTTTCAAATCACCTGCAAACGCATCCACGTTTTCAGTAATGATTACTGTGTGAACTTTACCACCAATAGAGTCCGCAATTTTGCGAGCTGCAGAAGTGAGTTCTTTTGAGATTTTTTTAAGTTCGCCGTTTTTTAATTCACCAACTACTAAAACATCAGCCATGTTCGTCTCCTTAGATGACCTTCGCTTCTTCGCGAAGAGCTTTTACAAGTTGAGATGCAAAACCTTGTGCATCTGCTGCTTCCAGTTTTCGACCAGCGATACGTGGAGGAGGTGGTTCGAGAGATACAACTTCGAGTTTAGATCCAGTTGCTCCGAGTTCTTCCGGTTTTTTAACATCTACCGGTTTTTTCTTCGCAGACATGATCCCTTTCAAACTTGGGTATCTTGGTTCATTCAAACCTTTTTGCGCTGTAACTGCTAAAGGAGCTGTAGTTTCTACTACTTCAGTTCCACCTTCGATTTCTCGAGTTGCAGTCACTTTGTTTCCGTCAAACTCAAGTTTGAGGGCCATAGCTACGTGAGGAACATTCAATCTCTCTGCAATTTGAACAACTACTTGTGAACTGTCAGTATCGATGGATTGACGACCACCAATCACTACATCTGCATTTTCAGCTTTGATGAGGTTTGCAAGAAGTTCGGAAGTGTATGTAGAGTCAAAAGTTACGTAGTCATCCACTTTTACATGAACAGCTCTGTCTACACCCATAGCGTAGGCAGTACGAAGTGCTTCTACGGCGCGGTCTGGGCCGAGGGACACTGCAATGACTTCTCCACCGCTTTTTTCACGAATTCTAATTCCCTCTTCGATAGCAAATTCATCATAAGGAGAGATGATCCATTTTACGCCAGCTTCGTTGATCGATTTGTCGCCGACTTTGATATTGGTTTCCGTATCCGGAACCTGCTTTACTAGAACAACAATTTTCATTCCTTAACCCCGTTATCGTGGATTACCTAAGACCAGAAAACGGGAGCGAAGTGATAAGGGAAGTAAATTATTCTCTCCAGAACGTGTATTTACTCCAATTGTAGGCCCAAATGATCCAAAGAATGACCACAAGAACGTTTGCATCGGTCTGGAGGTAGAAGGCAAATCCCAGAGTTAGGGGAAGGAGGAGGAAAAGGGAAAAAGCAATCAAGAGAACCAAATAAGGAGTGGATTTCCAGTCCTTTGTGGCGACTTGGATTTGCGCTAGGATATTTTGTTCGGGATTTGGCACTAATTTTCGGAATCGGAAGCTATAGAGTAGGACAAAGGTTAAAAGTGCGAGCAAATGTAAGATGAGTAACCACATAAACCCACCCTAATTTTTAAGGAAGTAGGGAGAAGAAAAAAAAGATCTGGGGTAGGAACATCGGTAGGTAGGAAAGTTCACAAAGAGATTTGAAGGGGAAGTCCCCTCCTTTTCGAAAACTGCACACACCCAACCAAAGATAGGTGAGACCTAGTCCTAAAAGAACTCGGCCGGAGTGGGGTTCTAAAATCCAAAAAGAGAGGAGTAAAATCATTCCGAATCCGAGAAGGCAACGGCTTACCATTCGTATTGTTTGGGGATTCCAATACTGAGTGAGGGTGTAGGTTTGATTTGTCCTGTCAAATTCTCTGTCGTTGTCATAGGTAAGAAGGACATTCGCCTGAACATGGAGATAAAAAATCCAGACAATCGTGTTTAGTTCAAAAAACAGAGAAAAGGGAGCAAACACCCCCAATGTATAAAAGAGAGATACCAAAATTTCCTTGGGGATTGGAGATCGTTTGATCACAATTAAAACAAGAAAAAATAAAAAGGAGAGGATTAGGGGAAGTTTATTCCAAAGGAATACGGATTCCAAAAAAAATCCTATGTATAAAGATAAAAAAGCGAGTAGGACAAACAAACTAACAATTAAAAGTCGGAATCGCAAATAAAACCTTGCCCTTT is from Leptospira perdikensis and encodes:
- the trpS gene encoding tryptophan--tRNA ligase, producing the protein MRVLTGLQPSGKLHLGNYFSAIKKILDYQSTEDLFLFIANLHALTTFRSKEELKDFTLECAIDLLALGVDPKKSVFWIQSDVPQVTELTWYLSQSITVSQLQLAHSFKDKVAKGFVPGAGLFTYPILMASDILLFSAEKVPVGKDQKQHLEFARDIAERFNTQFGPALTIPEPDIDENTATVPGVDGAKMSKSYKNTIDFFGTEKEIKKKVMSIVSDSKAVEEPKDPETSVIFQIHSLFLSPKEKSDQMEKYRKGGAGYGDLKKDLLESILNHFAPYRTKREELAQNLDYVHQVLKEGKEKAKAVAEEKIQDLRKTLGIYPF
- a CDS encoding electron transfer flavoprotein subunit beta/FixA family protein, giving the protein MKIVVLVKQVPDTETNIKVGDKSINEAGVKWIISPYDEFAIEEGIRIREKSGGEVIAVSLGPDRAVEALRTAYAMGVDRAVHVKVDDYVTFDSTYTSELLANLIKAENADVVIGGRQSIDTDSSQVVVQIAERLNVPHVAMALKLEFDGNKVTATREIEGGTEVVETTAPLAVTAQKGLNEPRYPSLKGIMSAKKKPVDVKKPEELGATGSKLEVVSLEPPPPRIAGRKLEAADAQGFASQLVKALREEAKVI
- a CDS encoding LIC10362 family protein, which gives rise to MWLLILHLLALLTFVLLYSFRFRKLVPNPEQNILAQIQVATKDWKSTPYLVLLIAFSLFLLLPLTLGFAFYLQTDANVLVVILWIIWAYNWSKYTFWRE
- a CDS encoding electron transfer flavoprotein subunit alpha/FixB family protein; this translates as MADVLVVGELKNGELKKISKELTSAARKIADSIGGKVHTVIITENVDAFAGDLKAVGADTVIGANLGEFSPEGYANGISAIIQEKKPAVVLLPHSAQGKEYSARVAIKANAGIVADAVALSVDGGKVVAKKPIYSGKAYANFKVTSDIQIFTVRANSQEVTPKDGAGAVEKSGAAAGEVRTKSLSKDLSGGNKVQLADASIIVSGGRGIKGPENWPIIQDLADTLGAALGASRATVDAGWISHSHQVGQTGKTVSPNCYIACGISGAIQHLAGMGSSKYIVAINKDGDAPIFKVATYGVVADLFEVVPALTSEFKKVLG
- a CDS encoding outer membrane lipoprotein carrier protein LolA, with product MLWAEEGRDRLNAVIGKMNSLESFRASVTINGGLTGVVSFKSPNQLHVRFSDGRIISSNGRILWFYNPDSSIAGKQDLKGTSGGLGGLLSGYENVSVSGRTFRLTSNTKRYNEIILVVSDNDLPRVLKMKRSDEEITEVAFSGIATNIGLGTGLFNFQPPTSSQIVENPLNQKE